Proteins encoded in a region of the Armatimonadota bacterium genome:
- a CDS encoding ABC transporter permease, with product MGFFESFRVAVDMLRLHKLRAFLTMLGVIIGVASVMLIVEISDGFKKFLLGQIEELGTDTIIVFFDPGKMRGQGFGRIDKLTNDDIDYIQNRTTTIGLVSGILQGPADEIRHGDRTLKSPRVICTDQNQAQLSKVGIAKGRHLSENDLKYLANVCVIGDETAETLYGKDDPLGQTLTMKGMTLQVVGVMERIDIMGQTNGKDVWIPITTAQKKWIGGEMVSYITCKPKDGVAVNTAMDDVWEVLMRKSGGRPLYRVDSRESMLKVLGTIVQVIGVVLAGIAALSLLVGGIGIMNIMLVSVTERTREIGLRKAVGARRSAILAQFLVESALLSLVGGLIGMFFAFAIGQAVTVLTAISKTPPPNGISMPFNPVVGVVTALYSALIGVVFGIYPAARAARLSPIEALRTE from the coding sequence ATGGGCTTCTTCGAGTCGTTCCGGGTCGCCGTCGACATGCTCCGGCTGCACAAGCTGAGGGCGTTCTTGACCATGCTCGGCGTCATCATCGGCGTCGCCAGCGTCATGCTGATCGTCGAGATCTCCGACGGGTTCAAGAAGTTCCTGCTCGGTCAGATCGAGGAACTGGGTACGGACACGATCATCGTGTTCTTCGATCCTGGCAAGATGCGGGGTCAGGGCTTCGGGCGGATCGACAAGCTCACCAACGACGACATCGATTACATCCAGAACCGGACGACCACGATCGGACTTGTCTCCGGCATCCTTCAAGGGCCCGCCGACGAGATCCGGCACGGCGACCGGACGTTGAAGAGCCCTCGCGTCATTTGTACGGACCAGAACCAGGCCCAACTCAGTAAGGTCGGCATCGCCAAGGGCCGCCACCTCTCCGAGAACGACCTCAAGTACCTCGCCAACGTGTGCGTCATCGGCGACGAGACCGCCGAAACGCTTTATGGAAAGGACGACCCCCTCGGTCAGACCCTGACCATGAAGGGGATGACCCTTCAAGTCGTCGGCGTCATGGAGCGGATCGACATCATGGGACAGACCAACGGCAAAGACGTCTGGATCCCGATCACGACCGCCCAGAAGAAGTGGATCGGGGGAGAAATGGTGAGTTACATCACCTGCAAGCCCAAGGACGGCGTCGCGGTCAACACGGCCATGGACGACGTCTGGGAGGTCCTCATGCGCAAGTCAGGGGGGCGGCCGCTCTACCGGGTCGACTCGCGGGAAAGCATGCTCAAGGTCTTGGGCACGATCGTACAAGTCATCGGTGTCGTCCTTGCCGGAATCGCCGCTCTGTCCCTTCTGGTGGGCGGCATCGGCATCATGAACATCATGCTCGTGAGCGTCACGGAGCGGACGCGCGAGATCGGTCTCCGTAAGGCAGTCGGCGCCCGGCGCAGCGCGATCCTGGCCCAGTTCCTGGTCGAATCCGCGCTCTTGTCCCTGGTGGGCGGGCTCATCGGCATGTTCTTCGCCTTTGCCATTGGGCAGGCCGTTACCGTGCTTACGGCGATTTCGAAGACCCCGCCCCCGAACGGGATTTCCATGCCCTTCAACCCGGTCGTCGGCGTCGTCACCGCCTTGTATTCGGCCTTGATCGGCGTGGTGTTCGGGATCTATCCGGCAGCCAGGGCGGCACGTCTCAGCCCGATCGAGGCGCTCCGGACGGAATGA
- a CDS encoding winged helix-turn-helix domain-containing protein: protein MWRIELLGEPRVVGYGQTIVRFESKRAVALLAYLTLHPQTRHPREVLVDRIWPEADLDAGRNRLKQALSSLRRQLEPPWLGPGVVIDADRSHIGLRAGSFECDVAEFKEALVRGDTATARAMYRGELMPGYYDEWLEDARFELTSLALDLEDGPRPEPLSEPRPVAKWRRELPAEVTTFVGREDETRQVLDGLDRGRWVTVTGFGGIGKTRLTLQAARQWSEGDAVFVPLADAVEPGQVLSGIVRTLGGDNPQADVAAVAAFVGDRPTLVVLDNMEGAASTSTADALNRLLEQTPGLRLLVSSRVALKGRGESEVRLGPLPLPGPSDDTGAFATNPSVRLFVDRARNSRPDFQVTPRNAETVSEVCRRLDGIPLAIELCAAWSHLGVRSMLERLGTASSPLRARSTRPEERHNSLEKVFETTCDLLSPAARRLLGQLSVFRGGWDWELLEPVCEGSADFETLSELIEVSVVVPEYESDPPRFDMLVSVRQYAERLLEDTETGATNDRFVRHFTTLASMSRSVAPVPARDIVDQTGWIGFLSDEWPNVQHAAQVAASAGDPVSARTIVEDTEWFWSLYRSDGQILGCLDGDEGLTARILRATHGVADRNEGDVAALWDILVDEASRLGDDRILAEAALRKAKFKVLRQNMVGVEETAMMAKSKFEEAGDPVGLGQALHVLANCAIQKGDDEIAARTLDEADRHFRSAGSLVNLAAVAYTRCRALYMKERYAEALPALYACRDVAKGLRNMRFMGRTANLFGVVLRHLGQEDLARVYLYLAFESSREVRDVRAAHIPLWNLFQSLGTEGRWEDAVPVMGASMKAWETHYRSRLDPHDQPLLDRFLESAGSALGPTKMAGLEATGRALTLDECGDYLARILSGELAANEPETRSFWPSGPSRRDRS, encoded by the coding sequence ATGTGGCGGATCGAGCTGCTGGGAGAGCCGAGGGTGGTCGGTTACGGTCAGACGATCGTGCGTTTCGAGTCGAAGCGGGCGGTCGCGCTACTGGCTTACCTGACGTTGCACCCGCAGACGCGACACCCGCGTGAAGTCCTGGTCGACCGGATCTGGCCCGAAGCGGACCTCGACGCCGGCCGGAACCGTTTGAAGCAAGCCCTGTCGTCGTTGCGCCGACAACTCGAACCGCCTTGGCTCGGCCCTGGAGTCGTGATCGACGCCGACCGGTCGCACATCGGGCTCAGGGCCGGCTCCTTCGAGTGCGACGTGGCGGAGTTCAAGGAAGCACTCGTGAGGGGCGACACGGCCACGGCGAGGGCGATGTATCGAGGCGAGCTGATGCCTGGCTACTACGACGAATGGCTCGAAGACGCTCGGTTCGAGCTCACCTCGCTCGCACTCGACCTCGAAGACGGCCCCCGACCTGAACCTTTGTCCGAACCACGGCCCGTGGCGAAGTGGCGTCGCGAACTTCCAGCCGAAGTGACCACGTTCGTCGGCCGGGAAGACGAAACAAGGCAAGTCCTGGACGGGCTCGACAGGGGCCGTTGGGTCACGGTCACCGGTTTCGGCGGGATCGGCAAAACCCGCTTGACGCTCCAGGCGGCGCGACAGTGGTCGGAAGGCGACGCCGTGTTCGTCCCGTTGGCCGATGCCGTGGAACCTGGGCAAGTCTTGTCCGGCATCGTCCGGACCCTTGGCGGCGACAACCCCCAAGCCGACGTCGCTGCGGTCGCGGCCTTTGTCGGCGACCGCCCGACGCTGGTAGTGCTCGACAATATGGAAGGGGCGGCTTCGACGTCGACGGCAGACGCTCTGAACCGGCTCCTAGAGCAAACGCCCGGGTTACGCCTTCTGGTCTCGTCCCGGGTCGCCCTCAAAGGCCGCGGCGAATCCGAAGTCCGGCTCGGGCCCCTTCCCCTACCGGGACCGTCGGACGACACGGGCGCGTTCGCCACCAACCCGAGCGTCCGGTTGTTCGTCGACCGGGCCAGGAACAGCCGACCCGACTTTCAAGTCACGCCGAGGAACGCCGAGACCGTCAGCGAGGTCTGCCGTAGGTTGGACGGAATCCCGTTGGCGATCGAGTTGTGCGCGGCCTGGTCGCACCTCGGCGTTCGGAGCATGCTGGAACGGCTCGGTACCGCGTCCTCGCCGCTTCGGGCCCGGTCCACAAGGCCGGAGGAGCGCCACAACTCCCTTGAAAAGGTCTTCGAAACGACGTGCGACCTGTTATCGCCCGCTGCGCGGCGGCTCCTGGGACAGCTCTCCGTGTTCCGCGGCGGTTGGGACTGGGAGCTCTTGGAACCGGTCTGCGAAGGTTCGGCCGATTTCGAGACGCTGTCCGAACTGATCGAGGTGAGCGTCGTCGTCCCCGAGTACGAAAGCGACCCTCCGCGGTTCGACATGCTCGTCAGCGTCCGCCAATACGCGGAACGGCTCTTGGAAGATACGGAAACCGGTGCTACGAACGACAGGTTCGTCCGACACTTCACGACATTGGCGTCGATGTCCCGAAGCGTCGCGCCCGTCCCGGCACGCGACATCGTCGACCAGACAGGTTGGATCGGCTTCCTCTCCGACGAATGGCCGAACGTCCAGCACGCGGCCCAAGTAGCAGCCTCGGCAGGCGACCCCGTCTCGGCACGGACGATCGTCGAAGACACGGAGTGGTTTTGGAGCCTCTATCGGTCCGACGGCCAGATCCTGGGTTGTCTGGACGGAGACGAAGGACTCACGGCCCGGATCCTGCGTGCGACGCACGGCGTCGCGGACCGGAACGAAGGGGACGTCGCGGCACTCTGGGACATCCTGGTCGACGAGGCCTCCCGGCTCGGCGACGACCGGATCCTCGCGGAAGCCGCCTTGCGCAAGGCCAAATTCAAGGTGCTCCGACAGAACATGGTCGGAGTCGAAGAAACGGCCATGATGGCGAAGTCAAAGTTCGAGGAAGCGGGCGATCCGGTCGGGCTCGGTCAGGCCCTCCACGTCCTGGCGAACTGCGCGATCCAAAAGGGCGATGACGAGATCGCCGCTCGGACGCTGGACGAAGCCGACCGTCACTTCCGGTCGGCAGGCAGTCTCGTGAACCTCGCGGCTGTGGCGTACACCCGGTGTCGGGCCCTCTATATGAAGGAACGATACGCGGAGGCTCTGCCCGCACTTTACGCGTGCCGCGACGTGGCCAAGGGTCTTCGGAACATGCGGTTCATGGGCCGTACGGCGAACTTGTTCGGCGTCGTCCTGCGGCATCTGGGCCAAGAAGACCTGGCCCGCGTCTACTTGTACTTGGCCTTCGAGTCGAGCCGGGAGGTCCGCGACGTCCGTGCCGCGCACATTCCGCTCTGGAACTTGTTCCAATCGCTCGGAACGGAGGGACGGTGGGAAGACGCCGTTCCGGTGATGGGGGCTTCGATGAAGGCTTGGGAGACGCACTACCGCTCCCGCCTTGATCCCCACGATCAGCCCTTGCTCGACCGGTTCCTGGAATCGGCCGGAAGCGCGTTGGGACCCACCAAGATGGCTGGGCTTGAGGCGACGGGCCGCGCGCTGACGTTGGACGAATGTGGGGACTACCTGGCCCGGATCTTGAGCGGCGAACTTGCGGCGAACGAACCTGAAACTCGGTCATTCTGGCCCTCCGGCCCTAGTCGTCGGGACCGGTCATAG
- a CDS encoding UbiX family flavin prenyltransferase: MTTGKLVVGVTGASGAIYAQRFLVQAAQAYEHVYLTLSTNAVDVAATELGVTIDKRDFSTREWLGGDYPNIHLLDDKDYFTPPASGSFQHDGMVIVPCSMGTVGRIANGVSDNLLSRCADVCLKEGRKLIVVPREMPWNLIMLRNLTALAEAGATVLPASPAWYHKPRSLDDLADTVVARILQLLGVEQRLVQPWMSEV; the protein is encoded by the coding sequence ATGACCACCGGGAAGCTCGTCGTCGGCGTCACGGGCGCGAGCGGGGCGATCTATGCCCAGCGGTTCCTCGTTCAAGCCGCTCAGGCCTACGAACACGTCTATCTGACCTTGAGCACCAACGCGGTCGACGTGGCCGCGACGGAGCTCGGCGTCACGATCGACAAAAGGGACTTTTCGACCCGTGAATGGCTCGGTGGCGACTACCCGAACATCCACCTCCTCGACGACAAAGACTACTTCACCCCGCCCGCGAGCGGGTCTTTCCAGCACGACGGCATGGTCATCGTCCCCTGCTCGATGGGCACGGTCGGGCGGATCGCCAACGGCGTCAGCGACAACCTGCTGTCCCGTTGTGCCGACGTCTGTCTGAAGGAAGGGCGGAAGCTGATCGTCGTCCCGAGAGAGATGCCGTGGAACCTGATCATGCTCCGGAACCTCACCGCGCTCGCCGAAGCCGGCGCGACCGTCCTCCCCGCTTCTCCCGCCTGGTACCACAAGCCTCGGTCCCTGGACGACCTGGCCGATACGGTCGTGGCCAGGATCCTGCAACTTCTCGGCGTCGAGCAGCGCCTCGTCCAGCCTTGGATGTCCGAGGTTTAG
- a CDS encoding TIGR01777 family oxidoreductase has protein sequence MGRVVIAGGSGYIGKALVKAFVGLGHEVVILSRSGRGVEGARTVRWDATNPGDWYKEIDGALAVINLCGESLAQRWTPASMERMRESRVGPTCLIGAAIANSEHPAQAWVNSSATGFYGDTGVREVSEATGKGKGFLADLCLAWESEVDKAETPKTRKVKLRTGLVLGPGSPLFDTLLRVTKLFAGGALGSGKQVMPWIHHDDLVRLFVWAVQSDVTGAVNGTAPKPATNAALMAALRESVGRPAVPNLPEFAVKAVAGAMGWDPSFLLGSCRAVPEIAVGHGFKFEHTDVQAAVDDLTRSVPEAWRQDEAA, from the coding sequence ATGGGTCGCGTCGTCATCGCCGGGGGATCGGGGTACATCGGGAAAGCGCTCGTCAAAGCGTTCGTAGGGCTCGGGCACGAAGTCGTGATCCTGTCCCGGTCGGGTCGGGGCGTCGAAGGGGCGCGGACCGTCCGTTGGGACGCGACGAACCCGGGCGATTGGTACAAGGAGATCGACGGCGCCCTTGCCGTGATCAACCTGTGCGGCGAGAGCCTGGCGCAACGCTGGACTCCGGCCAGCATGGAGCGGATGCGCGAATCCCGCGTCGGCCCGACGTGCCTGATCGGTGCCGCTATCGCCAACAGCGAGCATCCCGCTCAGGCCTGGGTGAACTCCAGCGCGACGGGCTTCTACGGCGACACCGGCGTCCGGGAAGTGAGCGAGGCGACCGGAAAGGGCAAGGGGTTCTTAGCCGATCTTTGTCTGGCTTGGGAGTCCGAAGTCGACAAGGCCGAAACCCCCAAAACGCGCAAGGTCAAGTTGCGCACGGGTCTCGTCCTTGGCCCTGGCAGCCCGCTTTTCGACACGCTGCTCCGGGTCACGAAACTGTTCGCCGGTGGAGCTTTGGGCAGCGGGAAGCAGGTCATGCCGTGGATCCACCACGACGACCTGGTCCGGCTCTTCGTATGGGCCGTGCAGTCCGACGTGACCGGGGCCGTCAACGGTACGGCGCCGAAACCCGCGACGAACGCCGCGCTGATGGCCGCCCTTCGAGAGTCGGTCGGACGACCCGCTGTCCCGAACCTGCCCGAATTCGCAGTCAAGGCCGTCGCCGGAGCGATGGGTTGGGACCCCTCCTTCCTTTTGGGAAGCTGTCGGGCCGTTCCCGAGATCGCTGTGGGGCACGGGTTCAAGTTCGAGCATACGGACGTCCAGGCAGCGGTCGACGACCTGACGCGCAGCGTTCCGGAAGCCTGGCGTCAGGACGAAGCGGCCTGA
- a CDS encoding uracil-DNA glycosylase, whose amino-acid sequence MSEFERLQARIVACERCPRLRQWCLDVARDKRRSFQNDVYWGLPVPNFGDPQADGLIVGLAPAAHGANRTGRMFTGDRSGDWLYRALHDAGLANQATSTEADDGLRLKGVLVTAVCHCAPPDNKPSRDEIENCRVHLADTFALRPYRAYLCLGKLAWDATARQLDVKGQFGHGARLVLSDGRQVFGSYHPSQQNTFTGKLTREMFQSVVGAFANAVQAASS is encoded by the coding sequence TTGTCCGAGTTCGAAAGGCTCCAGGCACGGATCGTCGCCTGCGAACGGTGTCCGCGCTTGCGGCAATGGTGCCTGGACGTCGCCCGGGACAAGCGGCGCTCCTTCCAGAACGACGTTTATTGGGGCCTGCCTGTTCCCAACTTCGGCGATCCTCAGGCGGACGGGCTCATCGTGGGCCTTGCGCCCGCGGCCCACGGCGCGAACCGCACCGGCCGGATGTTCACCGGTGACCGGAGCGGCGACTGGCTCTACCGCGCGCTCCACGATGCGGGACTGGCCAATCAAGCAACGTCGACGGAGGCGGACGACGGGCTACGGCTTAAGGGCGTCCTCGTCACCGCGGTCTGCCATTGTGCGCCGCCGGACAACAAACCTTCGCGAGACGAGATCGAAAACTGCCGCGTCCACTTGGCCGACACGTTCGCGCTCCGGCCCTATCGGGCCTACTTGTGCCTCGGAAAGCTGGCATGGGACGCCACCGCGCGGCAACTTGACGTCAAAGGTCAGTTTGGTCACGGGGCGCGGCTGGTTCTGTCTGACGGCCGTCAGGTCTTCGGATCCTATCACCCGAGCCAACAGAACACGTTCACGGGCAAACTCACCCGCGAGATGTTCCAATCGGTGGTCGGTGCGTTCGCGAACGCCGTTCAGGCCGCTTCGTCCTGA
- a CDS encoding zinc ribbon domain-containing protein encodes MPVYEYEHLFDECELCDFRFAAVQGVDEEPLRYCPSCGLEVKRVVSRIAVVKSSNFDAQKAAKRGFTTWRKSGQGQWEKVAGEGVDAIVGDPADIAALKEEKNKPRVRDLDD; translated from the coding sequence ATGCCCGTTTACGAATACGAGCACCTCTTCGACGAGTGCGAGCTTTGCGACTTCCGGTTCGCGGCCGTGCAGGGCGTCGACGAGGAGCCGCTCAGGTACTGCCCGAGTTGCGGACTCGAGGTGAAACGGGTGGTCAGCCGCATCGCCGTCGTCAAATCGTCGAACTTTGACGCCCAAAAGGCGGCCAAAAGAGGGTTCACGACATGGCGGAAGTCGGGCCAAGGCCAGTGGGAAAAGGTCGCAGGCGAAGGCGTCGACGCGATCGTCGGCGATCCTGCAGACATCGCCGCGCTGAAAGAGGAAAAGAACAAGCCTCGTGTCCGTGACTTAGACGATTGA
- a CDS encoding FKBP-type peptidyl-prolyl cis-trans isomerase has protein sequence MRFLAGPVLAVALVLCGCQQKQEAPKSIFSGLGKKDLTVGKGPEAAEGDTVWLTYTGTLAKDGVQFDTNDPKKDAANQNPLVFSIGPESGMVEGITMGVVGMKVGGTRKVEVPFPMGYGANASGKVPAYSDLVFNVELLYVVKKGDEKTVDVEDIKVGTGREIQQYDRVTVHYVGKLVNGRSFDDTYQRKQTVSFVIGKGEAITGFEQGILGMKVGGKRRVTIPPAAGWGAGGNKNLPGNQVTVFEVDLVDTKPSGA, from the coding sequence ATGCGCTTCCTTGCCGGACCGGTCTTGGCCGTCGCCCTCGTCCTTTGTGGCTGCCAACAGAAGCAAGAAGCCCCGAAGTCGATCTTCAGCGGCCTTGGCAAGAAAGACTTGACGGTCGGCAAGGGGCCTGAGGCGGCCGAAGGGGACACGGTCTGGTTGACGTACACCGGAACACTGGCCAAAGACGGCGTCCAGTTCGACACCAACGACCCCAAAAAGGACGCGGCCAATCAGAACCCCTTGGTCTTTTCGATCGGGCCGGAAAGCGGGATGGTCGAGGGCATCACGATGGGCGTGGTCGGCATGAAGGTCGGAGGGACGCGAAAAGTCGAAGTGCCTTTCCCGATGGGCTATGGGGCCAATGCCAGCGGCAAGGTTCCGGCCTATTCAGACTTGGTCTTCAACGTCGAGTTGCTCTATGTGGTCAAAAAAGGCGACGAGAAGACTGTGGACGTGGAAGACATCAAGGTCGGCACAGGTCGCGAAATCCAGCAGTACGACAGGGTCACCGTCCACTACGTCGGGAAGCTGGTCAACGGGCGGTCGTTCGACGACACCTACCAACGCAAGCAGACCGTCAGCTTCGTGATCGGAAAGGGCGAAGCGATCACAGGGTTCGAACAAGGCATCCTCGGCATGAAGGTCGGGGGCAAGCGCCGCGTCACGATCCCGCCTGCAGCGGGCTGGGGCGCAGGCGGGAACAAGAACCTGCCCGGAAACCAGGTCACGGTGTTCGAAGTGGACCTTGTCGACACGAAGCCGTCGGGAGCCTGA
- a CDS encoding PD40 domain-containing protein, which translates to MRTPRVAMIFVVSGLVLASSCGGDDGVVGDPNDLVSLVVWVKGNGTAGGAIYAKSLVGDLATSEQGELFPQSTVKRMTPYLTKVVEADSAVTLFWVEQPTTSNIHGYGISKVGSTGDQVYVNDGAYASGPASDVPGGVWYSSNVSGDSEIYRKTLDGTPVRLTTKVGNDSAPDVSGDQVVFHSNSGNFEIYRMDSDTGAGLVNLTNDPSADLNPRFSPDRTKIVFASNRSGKYNIYMMNLDGSGLERLTTHAADDATPSFSADMKYVVYASRLDGDWDIYALDLQTRTETNLTNDTIDDRAPHCGRFQMP; encoded by the coding sequence ATGAGAACACCAAGAGTAGCGATGATCTTCGTCGTGTCGGGCCTCGTCCTGGCCTCTTCCTGCGGTGGCGACGACGGGGTGGTCGGAGATCCGAACGACCTCGTGTCCCTCGTGGTCTGGGTCAAAGGGAACGGGACGGCCGGAGGAGCGATCTATGCCAAATCGCTCGTGGGCGACCTCGCTACGAGCGAACAGGGCGAGCTCTTCCCCCAGTCGACGGTCAAACGCATGACGCCTTATCTCACGAAGGTCGTCGAGGCCGACTCCGCGGTGACGTTGTTTTGGGTCGAGCAACCGACGACGTCGAACATCCACGGCTATGGGATCAGTAAGGTGGGTTCGACAGGAGACCAGGTCTACGTGAACGACGGAGCCTACGCGAGCGGGCCGGCGTCCGACGTCCCCGGTGGCGTCTGGTATTCGTCGAACGTTTCCGGTGATTCCGAAATCTACAGAAAGACGTTGGACGGTACACCCGTCCGATTGACCACTAAAGTCGGGAACGACAGTGCTCCGGACGTCAGCGGCGACCAAGTGGTCTTTCACTCGAACAGTGGCAACTTCGAGATCTATCGGATGGATTCGGACACGGGTGCAGGTCTCGTGAACCTGACGAACGACCCTTCGGCCGATCTGAACCCGCGGTTCAGTCCGGACCGCACCAAGATCGTGTTCGCTTCGAACCGGTCGGGCAAGTACAACATTTACATGATGAACCTTGACGGTAGTGGGCTCGAGCGGTTGACGACCCACGCTGCCGACGATGCGACGCCCTCGTTCTCTGCGGACATGAAGTACGTCGTCTACGCGAGCAGGTTGGACGGGGATTGGGACATTTACGCTTTGGACCTCCAGACAAGGACCGAGACGAACCTGACCAACGATACGATCGACGACCGCGCTCCGCACTGTGGACGGTTCCAGATGCCCTGA
- the smpB gene encoding SsrA-binding protein SmpB: MASKGGGKDEKKGPASIQNRKASHDYEFVDTVEAGIALVGTEVKSIYLGRANLTDAYCEIKDNEMWLRQMDVEPYDKSSHFGHDRRRDRKLLLHRREIDVLRRKSQEKGLALIPFRVYFNEKGRVKVAVALARGKRQYDKREALKQKETRRELQRGE; the protein is encoded by the coding sequence ATGGCATCGAAAGGCGGCGGCAAGGACGAGAAGAAAGGCCCCGCGTCGATCCAGAACCGCAAGGCCTCCCACGACTATGAGTTCGTGGACACGGTCGAGGCGGGGATCGCGCTGGTCGGAACCGAGGTCAAGAGCATCTACCTCGGCCGCGCCAACCTGACCGACGCCTATTGTGAGATCAAGGACAACGAGATGTGGCTCCGGCAGATGGACGTGGAGCCGTACGACAAGTCGTCCCACTTCGGACACGACCGGCGCCGCGACCGAAAGCTGTTGCTTCACCGAAGGGAGATCGACGTGCTCCGGCGCAAGAGTCAGGAAAAGGGGCTGGCCCTGATCCCCTTTCGGGTCTATTTCAACGAGAAAGGCCGCGTGAAAGTCGCAGTCGCACTGGCGCGGGGCAAGCGGCAATACGATAAGCGCGAGGCGCTCAAGCAGAAGGAGACCCGCCGCGAGTTGCAGCGCGGCGAGTAG